The nucleotide window GAGCAATGGGTGGCTGTCTAAAGGCAACCAAAAGAGGCTCACCGGTAAGCCTTAAACCCAGGTTATATCGCCTGATTTAAGCTGGTCAATGTTCACAGACCGGACAGGACCATGATTTACTGTGGTATCAGTATGTATTCCTTGTGTCAAAGAATATGGTATCTAGTCAATTATACCAAAGTGAACTATCCCTGAATCTCACTTTTGATTAGATTTATTgctaagaaataaaattttaaattaatttagaaaaataaatctGGTTTGACCAGCTAGAGCTTCAGAGTTCAGACAGTTATGGAACTCCCTAGTTATGTTAATCTTTAGGCAGGAACAAGAAACACATGCTCAGAGGCCAGAACCTCAGACAACAATCTAGAAAGAGCTTTAAAAAGTAATTAAAACATTAGACTCAACTTCATGGCATTAGAAAATTTAAATCCAGTCTTATCCATGACAGAGAAATTAAATAACACAAAGTTCTTGTTAAGTATGAATGTTAAAGAATTTACAAAGACATGTAAGCATGATATATTAAACGAAAACAACTAGACAATAGGAATACAAAAGATGGGCACAAAGCATGGAATAGAATTAACTCAAACTTAAAAAACTTCATACGCTAGCATGTACCAATGAAACATTAGATAACCATGGTAACATATGCAGGAAGAAATTCCGAAACAACAGCAGGAAGACAAAAATATCTATTCCAGTTTATCTGACAACATATTGATTCAGTTTGATAGGAAAAAGAATCAAGATGAAAATTAATATACATAGATACGCACAAACAGAGAAACAAATTAAAAGAAAGTATGACTGCAATATTTTGACTACAATATGTCTGAACAATTAATCAGAATGCCTAATTTGTGATCAAAGGGAAtgcaattttttaatttaaatacctGGGTCTGCAGAATTTTGGTTGGTAACTGTCCTGTTGGACATTGAAGGGTTGATTGATGTAGAATGCTGAGGCTTATTCTTAATTGAGACCATCTTCAGAGAAATTTTCCTCACATAATCATCCTGAAAGATTAGATGATTAAAAGAACGCTTCGCCAAAAGCTTACAGTTAACAACAATAGGCAAGAAAAATTAatcaaatagattttttttctacttttaactCGAAAACCATATATGTGGATAAATAAACCAAACTAGAGGTCCAAATTTGACATTCAAAATGCTCTAAAATAATGAATCTACAGTCTGCCAGCACCAGTGAAATTTGATTAACAAGCCAATAGCCAGTAAGCAACACATTTCTTCAACGATAAAATCAAACAAACAGAAGATTCTGCTACttgaaaaataaatgataatgTGATGCAGAAAGAGAGCAGACAAaagctatgttttttttttttttttttcacattgcCTGGGAGAAGAACAATTCATGAAAGTATTGATTAACATTGAACCAAAAATTAAATACCAACAAGATCCAACAATTGAGCATGCACCTAAGAGAGGGTAAAGTCATCTAGTACAATCAGGCATAGAGTAATCATACAGAATGGCCAAGATTATAGACAGGCTAACTAAATTACCTGGTTAGCAGCTGAAGTATATATCTTCTCCTCAAACTCAAGAGCAATTTTCTGAAGTCCATATAAATCCTCAGGCTCAGAGACTAGCATTGGCATCTCCAAAGCCTCCATTCTACAAATAGCACACATTCTTTTATACAGCTACATTATGAACAGAAGAAATTTTGTGAACCAAAGGAGACAAATGAAGGACATGCACTGTCTTCCATATTTAAGAACAAGGAATTTGTCCAATTTTAGACAGATTATAGTTTGAACAAATCATAGAATGAAACTCTGAAATAAAAAGATTgaacaaagaataaaaatacgaaaaaaaaattctaaagacTAAATTGTCAAAGATCAATGCCAATAATATCTATTTAGTAAAGACATGATGGAAAATTGAGAGAGGAAAAAATTGCATATTGTCTTTTTATCAAGTAAGAAAAAGTATAATGTAGGTTCCAACTTAACTAATGCAGTAGTTAAGTTGAGTTTGTTACATCTATATCCCATCCGTAAAATGCATATGGATCACTTTCTAAATCCAAGGCAGAGTGCAAAATTGAACTCCTTTTATCATGATAGACTTGGTCTATATCTGAACTTCCAAAGCATATTCTAATGAGGTTCCAACAATGTATGCTATTTTGCTGATTATAGGGATCCCATTTAAACATCCAATTACCAAAAAGACCAAACTCTCTTCCACCTCAGCCACTCGACAAGATCTATAACTACACAAAGAAAGAATCAGTTCTATTAACCAAATTAAATTTCCTTGTCAGATACTGAAGCAACATCGCAACCCTTCGTAAGTCACGCCCAACAATTGAAATCAGGGAACCTCGTTAAACACCCAACAAGATCAAGCTTCTGAAATATGTCATAAGCGTACGTGTGCACATGTCTGACTAGGGGCGTGAAGCAATCAATTAAAGAACAATAAAATCTGGAACGAGAAGCTGAAGTGGATAAAGATTGGGAATTTAACATTTacatgaaaatattataaattttttgaatataACAACTTCATTCTTAAAAGCAGAAGATCATAATCAAAACGCAAACGAAATCGAAACAAAAAATGCTTGTTTCCTCGATAACTTCAAATTTTCACATCCAACCAACAGAGGCACCCTAGTCTCATCCCAAACACTGTCATCATGTCAAAGATTCCACAACTTATCGATCAAAATCAAGAGATAATCCATTCCATCACATCATCAGATAACCTAACAACAAATAGAAGGAAATGACATTTTCGGGGATGAAAAAATGGTTCTCTTACTTACATCTGTTCTACAACCCTTTGACGCGCCCGGGGATCGAGTTGGGCCCTCCAGTCGGCAGAGTTCCCATCCGAAGTGGCCGCGGAGGCCTCCTCCCGGACAGGCCTCCAGCGGTTCGCCTCCATTCCACCGATCAAACCGAAGAAACTCCTCCTCTCCGGTTTACACTACGAGGTCCAAGAGCACGCAACACCCCAGAATGAGATATCAGTGCCGACAAAGGCCAAGGAGATAAgtcgaggaagagagagagagagagaggatggtggAGATCCCTCCTCTTCGAAGACACTCGTCACGGCAGCCGAGAAGGGAACTACGCTCTTCTACAATTACCCGACCATTGCCAAGGAAAACCGAACTATTATGGACGCGCACCGAAGGTGTTTGCTTATGGCCCCTTCGCGGCATCGCCATGTTTCCTTTTTGTCCACTTGCAGGCGCTCCGACCGCTACCGAGTAAAAATGCCTCACTCGTATGATGTACACTCGGCCTTTTGATGGGGATGCCTAATTGGTGcttttacatatctatcctttcCAAATCTTATTTTACGTCAATCCCCTTcccaatataatataatattatataatataatatatatccaTCAAATTCACCATAATTAGTAATGGcttttaaaaattttagaataaaaataaaaatatctgttAATACTttcatcaaataaataaatatagaatTTACTAATTTATAGAAACATGCATAATATATGTGAAGGGTattagtaataacaatttttGGATATTTAATGACATTAAGCTAACAATCAAGAAATTaactattatatataaatatatataaataaaatcactttgaaggatgtATATGCGATATTTGAAAAGatggtggggggtggggggggggggggggggggggggggaggggggggagggaatcaatcctcatttaataatctttAACCACATATTTGAAAAGCTCTATATAGCTTTATCAagaaatttcatttttttatttcgaAAAATAGGCTGAACCACTTCTGTTGGATATTAGAAATGcaaagaattaattataaaatccAAAAAAAGTCAGATGTTAGATTATGCATTCAAATCAATATCAATTGATTGTTTTCCAATCTTCAAAAACTGCAATTTTAAATATTCTAATTAATCAACACATTTAATATTCACATTttatagaattatatatatatatatatatataacatattacTGAATGGAGTGATTTTACAAAATGTTTCTTACTAAATTGTCACTttcattatcatatatatttggGAGAGACTCTCTAAATAttgcaaataaaaataaaaaataaaaatagaaagttTAGCAGCAAGGAATCAGAATGTACTTCCTTTATAATCCATGAAATGGGACTTCACACGCTTCCATGTTTACCTATGATGGCATGCTCTATCGTAGGAATGCAAGATGGAAGTCATATCGGTCAGTCTGGGAAAATGGTGCTATGTTCCTCAAGTGTATTACTTCTGCTAACAAGCTTGAGAGGATGCCTTTGGTACCTAAAATTGATCTTTGATTCTGTTTCTGAGAAGAGCCTTTGGTACCGACGAGGGAGATGAATGATTGCAGCCTCTTCTCGGACTCGGTAAACAGCTGAAGTACTTCTTCTTACGGAGGGGACCTCCCCCTTCCTCCATTCTGTACTTTTGTCATGCTCACTTCTCCCTATCATCTGCTATCGTTCATTGGTCTCATCCGCTGCAACTCTTCTCTACCTTCTATTAcattcatctcttcttttatcTTCGTCGTTACCTTCCTCTTTTGTCTTTTGTTACACTTGTCTTTCTTCTCCTCTATCGTCGTCGTCACTTTTGGTTATCCTCGTCTCCTACTATTTTGACTTTGTATCATCGTTTAGAGTCACCTCATTCTCCCTATGCTACTTAGGCTCCCTCTACCTGTTCCTTCATTGGTGATATTGACTTCTTCggagatgatctcatcatcttcaCCACACTCGTCTATAAACGTTGTTATTCTCAATTATAGAATCATATTGAGAATATCAATTTTGAATATAAATGTTTCTAAATCCACACAAAATAGAAAACTAtatattcattatatatatatatatatataactatatataaaATGGATATTATTTACGTCGTATACAACCATATATCAAAGTCATTATACTTGTTTTCAGAACTATAGTAAAAATATGCCAAATTTGAATATAAATATCCATAAATTcagataaaaatatcaataaattcGTGACTTCGAAAGCAGGCTACGTGGGAGACTCAgatgaaacaaagaaagaaacttTAATGTTTAAATTAGAGAAGGAAGACAATACGTGGCACGATGATGTGGGTCTAGTTGTCAAGTTGGATAAGTCGAGCGACTATCGACCTTGTCAAGTCTAATTGATTGCCTTCTCATGTCAAGAAATTACTTCTTCTATCTTGGACCTTAACTAATCTCACCAAGGAGATGACTAATGATCATGttattaataataaatttattaattatcaGTTACATTATTTTATATCGTACAAGTGTTTTCCTATTAAGGCTCTGTTGGGGGGGGGAGAAGAGGATAATGTCATGGCATGGGAGAAGCAACGACAAGCCATTGAGTGATTTTATGCATTCAGCTTGCCTAAACTCTTCTCTTTCATACAGGCACACACCTATACATATGAAGAGTAGGTATCAGAGTCCTATAAGGTATATAGCTTTTTATTCATGCCCGAAATTGAAGATGGGACCAGAACCAAAATTATAACGAGCTATAAAATATTAGCCAAAAATTTTAAGACTGATTAAGCCATTATTTATAATAACAAATGCATCAGTCCTGCAGATACAGCAGTTTAACAACTAGTCTTAaaagagatgaaaaaaaaaaaacgaaaagaAGAGTAGAGAGAAATGTGAAGGAAAGAAATGCAATCCGAACCCATATGCAATGGATTATCCGTTGTGCCTCCAAAGTAAAACTATCAAGCTCTCGATATGTCATCTGCACAAAGATCGTGGTCGGGAGAAGTTTTCCAAACCCAAGATATATGAGTGTAGAAGCGAGTGGTCAAAAAGATGATCTCTTTTCATTGTGTTAAAGATGAGCTTTTAAACTTGATTATAAATAtatagaatatttcataaaatattctattgaatcttgaattttgatgatgaaatcaattaatgagtttattgaACTAATATGCTTTTAAGATAAGTGACATAGAAAATACTTCAATCACAAATTCAAACGACCGAAGAGCCGACTATTGAGTAGGAGAGTCGAAGTTATGCTAAAAAATTGTCATGTCAAAAATTGGATATCGAGTCAAAGGATTGGTCAACATACCAAAAATCAAATTTTGTATTAAGAGTTCGAGCATAATACTAGAATGATCAGATATTGTGTTAAGAGATTATATGTTATGAAAAAATCGATATATCGATGTGGTCTAAACCCGTATATGCAGGATTGTCCGATGTTCCTCCAAAGTTAAAACGTCAAGCTCCCGAGGTACCACCTTCACGAAGATCGTAGTCGGAAGAGGTTTCTCAATCTAATCCCCTTAATGCCCAAGTTAGTAATCCGAGGTATATAAGTGTAGATGtgagtgataaaaaaaaataattcgtTGAAGATGAGTTTTTATATCTAATCATAAAGGagcaaaatataatattttatgaaaagatAACCTATGCTCGCCTCTAACAATCTCCTCCTAACCTCTTGTCCATGTAGGCAACAAAAAAGGATAACCCATAATCGTATAATCGTTTATCTTGAACCCTTGTCTATATATGAACCCTTGCCTATATAGGCAAACAGAATTTATCGTGAATACCGTGATCGGATAAAGATTGAGATGTACTACCTGTTAAAAAGCTAAGAAAGTTTATTACTATAATCATGACCAGTAAATTATTGTCAAAGGACGACATCCACAATTCCGCGCAAAGCTCAATTGGAGCTCAACAAGCATCATTGATATGAGCTTATACAGCCCTCCCAAGTACGTATCCCTCAGTTGTTACATAGACATCTGAAGAATAAAGCTAGCATGGAAACAATAGAAGATCTGCTACCATTGAACAAAGTCACAAACTACCAGTGAGGTAGACATCAGCAGGAAAACAAACCATTGCTAGAAGCAGTTTCAGAGACCGATGTACGTTAGGACTATATCATCGAAGAATGATTTCATAAATGAAACTACACTATGTACTTCAAAGTTCGACCATTCAAATACAGCTCCATAGACCCAACAAATCTGTGCACATCCTCTACAAGAACTGTTACAGCATAATGTATATTATAGCACACGCAATTTTATAATGGAAATTATATACATGTAAGAATTGGCATACCTACATTCCTTTTTTTATTTCCGGAGATATGAACAAAAATTGAATACACATGTGCACTTCCATCGAAGAGTCTGCTGTGTTCTGCCTTCTGATGAAGGTGAAATTATGGCTGTCTTCAGTACACAAATGTTCTGGCATAAAAGATCAAACTTGCACTATAGATCTCACATTCAGTACCTTCCCCTATACGTACATAGTAGATTCCGAACCCAAAGTTTCATCTCATAACTTCTTGCGGTTGCTACAAGATCATAATGGGCCAGTCACAGCAGCAAGGGTACAAGTATCTCTCTCCTTTCCTTTGATGAACATTATCGATATATAGTGAGTGGTCCTTGTTTCCCAAGTACATGGAAGGCAAAGCTACGAACCTTTATCCTTGAACAATTACAAACTTTGTTGAGTTGCTTTATGAAGCTTCTCCAAAATACCAAAGAAGTATTAAAGCCTCTCAGAAGTAGCTTGATTGTGTTTGCAATAGCTGAAGGTGTGCTAGAATCTTTGCAATTTTTGGTTTCAGAGTTGGACTTCCTTTTTGTGCTAGATCAATGAGAACAACTTGAGCAGCTTCACCATGCTGCTCCGTGTGGGCTTCGAGCCTAAAGATCCTCTCCAGCATCCATATCGCTTTTTCTTGAGCCTTCAGATTACCTACTTCAAGAACTCTCACAAGTGCCTGCACTCCTGATACCTTTTCAATAGCATTGCTTCCACTTTCCCATGTCTCATCGTGCAATAAGGTTGCCAGGGCATCAAGAACTGCTTCATCTGCTTCACGCTCTTTGCCTTCCAACACTTGTACCAAAGGAGGTATAGCACCAGACTTAACCAAGCAAAATGTACTTTTCACAATGCAAGTGCCCTTGTGAACCTCACAAAATGTTTCGGATGATGGAGGAACACACAACCATCTAGTGGACTTGACCTTGCTCAAAGCAATTGTATTCTGTGATAGCTGACCCAGTGAAATAGCAGCTTTAGATTTGGCAACAGCAGAGCCACATGAAAGTAACTTCAAAAGGCAAGAAATAATACCATGTGATGCTGATATTCTCTGCATTTTCTTATCCCAAGGAACAGTGAACCGAATCATCACTCCTGCAATGCTCTCAAGTAACAACATTTTTGTAGTACCTAAAGATCCTATGATGGTTTCCCCAAGCAAAGAAATCAAAACAGGGAGTAAGTTTTCCCTTGCAAGAATTTCTGTTACTCTTTTGTCATTCACAGGGAGATTACTAAGAATGCCAACAGCAGCGGATTTCTCACTCTCTGAAATTGATGTCGAGACAATATTTACTAGGATGTTGAGATGAGCCTCTCCTAGCTGCTCAAAACACTCTATTGCTGGATCAAAATCTTTAGAGATGTGGAATAGTAAGTTCAAGGCTGCAATCCTGATCTCAGGATTGTCCTCAGTTAGGAATGGCAGAAGCAGCTGCATAGCACCATTTTCCTTCATTTTGGTTCTGATTCTTTTGGCATTAGGGTGACTTGCAATGCTATTAAGAGCCTGTAAAAGATGAATCTGGATTGCAGGGCTTGAGTGGTTAAGAAGAGACAGAATTTGTGGTGCCACACCTTTTTTTATTAGGATTAGATCAGATTGTGCTATGCTCGCAAGTATAGCTGATGCAGGTTCTCGAAGAGTCACGAGCACAGATGTAACAGAAAATAGGAGCTGAAGTAATGGTTCTACAGCACCTGACTTGATCAAACGGTGAATGTTCTCTCTCAAGCCAGAGAGGTTACGTAAGGCCCCCAGTGCAGACAACTTGGATTCGAGTTTCCCCATCATAAACATTTTTACGAGGGGTTCTATAGAGCCCTCTTCTCCAAGGGTAGATTTCGTTTGGTCTGTAAGTTTCATTCTTGAAATTGCATTTGCCATAAGAATTTTGTTCATTTCAGAACCTGCAGATGCAATATTAATTGAATGGACCAAGTTAGCaggataggtttcaaacaaatcAGCAAGAATAACTATGTCATACGTATTAGAAGGAAGTAAATTCTTTAAAGCTATCAGTCAGTGCACTGATGCATACAGAAAGTCAAATGTGAAAGAAAAATATGACATGCTTGGAGACCAAAATAATCAGAAGGGCCTGAATGTTTTGATAGCTAAATAGATGGTTTCCTAATTCGTAAACCATATAGAAGTAGATTTAGTGGATCCTTATATTATTTCAGGAAGAAATTGTAGTCCACATAGTAGTGGATCCTTATAGATGTCAACAACTGTAGTCCACATATTGAGACGAAGACGACGCAGATTTCATGTCTAGGTATGGAGTAGTGCTTACTGGGGATACACAAGTAGTCTTTGATTATTAATATCACCAAAACCCCATTAGAATAAGAACTAAAGTAAAACTTTGTCAACTTGAAATGAGTGCAAACGCTAAAGCTACCTTTGCGATTCCTCGAGTACAAACAGGATTCTGCATATAGGTAAGAGGCACATTATGGGCAAACATCTAAACTGCTTTTATCATACTCTGCCTAAGTATCCAAATTTAATCCATAAATTCTTCATTTACAACATACAAATTACTGATCTTGGGATCAAAGATAAAAGAAACTACATTAAAAGGAGTAATTTATGATAATATGGTCTGAGATG belongs to Musa acuminata AAA Group cultivar baxijiao chromosome BXJ1-11, Cavendish_Baxijiao_AAA, whole genome shotgun sequence and includes:
- the LOC135596977 gene encoding U-box domain-containing protein 44-like; its protein translation is MQPEDSAPSTAELLSRLLDSVDETASLAGPTDVAESSHHVPSALPYFSALVGRLNPILHVLLQQPSELADAPTATIKRSAVESLDSELRRSRCLAERSTGYPSALAARLLDGAARNLARGVRVLAGAWADAPANIRSEMEALQMELMEARFQGPASDKGGGTYVDTEDLVVRIKNGEEDELWVVISEIEVLLGEGLVWEEGGRLISALLNRLASAKSANRLKMIPVLRSLASYSTENKERMAGIEALSTIVRSLSRYVEESREAVGLLLDLSVVPKIRQRIGRIQGCMVMLVTLQNGDDPIASQDSGKLLRVLSGNAHNVLLMAEAGYFVPLVHYLKEGSEMNKILMANAISRMKLTDQTKSTLGEEGSIEPLVKMFMMGKLESKLSALGALRNLSGLRENIHRLIKSGAVEPLLQLLFSVTSVLVTLREPASAILASIAQSDLILIKKGVAPQILSLLNHSSPAIQIHLLQALNSIASHPNAKRIRTKMKENGAMQLLLPFLTEDNPEIRIAALNLLFHISKDFDPAIECFEQLGEAHLNILVNIVSTSISESEKSAAVGILSNLPVNDKRVTEILARENLLPVLISLLGETIIGSLGTTKMLLLESIAGVMIRFTVPWDKKMQRISASHGIISCLLKLLSCGSAVAKSKAAISLGQLSQNTIALSKVKSTRWLCVPPSSETFCEVHKGTCIVKSTFCLVKSGAIPPLVQVLEGKEREADEAVLDALATLLHDETWESGSNAIEKVSGVQALVRVLEVGNLKAQEKAIWMLERIFRLEAHTEQHGEAAQVVLIDLAQKGSPTLKPKIAKILAHLQLLQTQSSYF